The proteins below are encoded in one region of Aquisphaera giovannonii:
- a CDS encoding SPFH domain-containing protein codes for MSGRRKVAIGLVGFGSLIVAAMATGVRAVKPGERVVVRRFGRVVRPGWGPGIHVGLPLGLDRFESVRTDEVRRVSVGTGPSASVAVPDPAAGEFLTGDLNLAHAQAVVQYRVARPEEWLARAQDPERLLRSRAESALARALARRGIDPILRDDRPAISREVAGALGRAAIEVGVEVLGVSLTEARPPAEVAEDFLAADSAQSRRDGRVTEATTLAGTTATRARAEADAVVERARSSAERRQVAARAEAGRFLAMLEAARLDRPLTIRRLYLDAMAEFLPRAGRKVIVPADGSVDLGILGDTAGASVPR; via the coding sequence TTGAGCGGCCGCCGGAAGGTTGCGATCGGCCTGGTGGGCTTCGGCTCCCTGATCGTCGCGGCGATGGCGACGGGCGTGCGGGCCGTGAAGCCCGGCGAGCGGGTCGTCGTGCGCCGGTTCGGCCGCGTCGTACGGCCGGGCTGGGGGCCGGGCATCCACGTCGGCCTGCCGCTCGGTCTCGACCGGTTCGAATCCGTCCGGACGGATGAGGTCCGCCGCGTCTCGGTCGGCACCGGGCCCTCGGCGAGCGTGGCCGTGCCGGACCCCGCGGCGGGCGAGTTCCTCACCGGCGACCTCAACCTAGCCCACGCGCAGGCCGTCGTGCAGTATCGCGTGGCCCGGCCGGAGGAATGGCTGGCCCGGGCGCAGGATCCCGAACGGCTGCTCCGTTCCCGGGCGGAATCGGCCCTGGCGAGGGCGCTCGCCAGGAGGGGGATCGATCCGATCTTGCGCGATGACCGGCCGGCGATCAGCCGCGAGGTGGCGGGGGCCCTGGGCCGGGCGGCGATTGAGGTCGGGGTGGAAGTCCTCGGAGTCAGCCTCACCGAGGCCAGGCCCCCGGCCGAGGTGGCCGAGGATTTCCTCGCGGCCGACTCCGCTCAGAGCCGCCGCGACGGGCGGGTCACCGAGGCGACGACCCTGGCCGGGACGACGGCGACGAGGGCCCGCGCCGAGGCCGACGCGGTCGTCGAGCGGGCTCGCTCGAGCGCGGAGCGGCGCCAGGTCGCCGCCAGGGCCGAGGCTGGGCGCTTCCTGGCGATGCTCGAGGCCGCCCGCCTCGACCGCCCGCTGACGATCCGCCGCCTCTATCTGGACGCCATGGCCGAGTTCCTCCCAAGGGCCGGCCGCAAGGTTATCGTTCCGGCCGACGGGTCTGTGGACCTGGGCATCCTGGGCGACACGGCGGGCGCTTCCGTCCCTCGTTGA
- a CDS encoding ExbD/TolR family protein translates to MRPRRARRPKIDEPNVPVAPMLDMAFQLLTFFVLTYRQAPQEGQFIMSLLPPSPATAMAAAPAAAESAPASSDLPASLRTLPTTLRAGDGGRLAQVVVETTEIPSDNKQALVQALLRYLQDPDLPFDQTLIKVDPNLKYSELMTVIDAFATAFEQAKKDPKISFDELDPNEGG, encoded by the coding sequence ATGAGACCGAGACGGGCCAGGAGGCCGAAGATCGACGAGCCGAACGTGCCCGTCGCGCCCATGCTCGACATGGCGTTCCAGCTCCTCACGTTCTTCGTGCTGACGTACCGCCAGGCGCCGCAGGAGGGGCAGTTCATCATGAGCCTCCTGCCGCCCTCGCCGGCGACGGCCATGGCCGCGGCGCCCGCCGCGGCCGAGTCCGCCCCGGCCTCCAGCGACCTACCGGCCTCGCTGCGGACCCTGCCGACGACCCTCCGCGCCGGCGACGGCGGGCGGCTCGCACAGGTCGTGGTCGAGACCACGGAGATCCCCAGCGACAACAAGCAGGCCCTGGTCCAGGCGCTGCTGAGGTACCTCCAGGATCCGGACCTCCCCTTCGATCAGACCCTGATCAAGGTCGATCCCAACCTGAAGTACTCCGAGCTGATGACCGTGATCGACGCGTTCGCGACGGCCTTCGAGCAGGCCAAGAAGGACCCCAAGATCAGCTTCGACGAGCTGGACCCGAACGAGGGGGGATGA
- the hflC gene encoding protease modulator HflC, protein MSPRSNWRRALPSAGLAILATMALASACVVAVDESEFVLVTSFGDVAAVHDGGAGASGLHAKRPWQSALRVDGRLRVYDPPAREVMTGDKRSLDVACYVVYRVADPVRFLRGSGTLDHAEARLEERVSAVLSGAIGRRELADLAGVDSSRRGADAVAEEVLSAIAPAARADLGLEVTDLGLRRFNFPLEVRPAVFELIRSERRQVAARLRAEGEAQYTTITSRAERAREATIAQAEGEAERIRGRAEADATRILNEAHGRDPKFYELLRSLESYRALLDPRATVVLSANSPLVRLLVQGPEEASAPPDPSPDGRPRRATP, encoded by the coding sequence ATGAGCCCGCGATCGAATTGGAGGAGGGCCCTGCCGTCCGCCGGGCTCGCGATCCTGGCGACGATGGCCCTCGCGTCCGCCTGCGTCGTGGCCGTGGACGAGTCGGAATTCGTCCTGGTCACGAGCTTCGGGGACGTCGCGGCCGTCCACGACGGCGGCGCCGGCGCCTCGGGCCTGCACGCCAAGAGGCCGTGGCAGTCCGCCCTGCGGGTCGACGGCCGGCTGCGCGTTTACGACCCGCCGGCCCGCGAGGTCATGACCGGGGACAAGCGGAGCCTGGACGTGGCCTGCTACGTCGTCTACCGAGTCGCCGACCCGGTGCGATTCCTCCGCGGGTCGGGGACGCTCGACCATGCGGAGGCGAGGCTGGAGGAGCGGGTCTCCGCCGTCCTGAGCGGGGCGATCGGCCGGCGAGAGCTCGCCGACCTGGCGGGCGTCGATTCCTCGCGGCGAGGGGCCGACGCCGTGGCCGAGGAGGTGCTCTCGGCCATCGCACCCGCGGCGCGGGCGGACCTGGGGCTCGAGGTCACGGACCTGGGCCTCAGGCGGTTCAATTTCCCGCTGGAGGTCCGCCCCGCCGTCTTCGAGCTGATCCGCAGCGAGCGCCGGCAGGTGGCCGCGCGGCTCCGGGCCGAGGGCGAGGCGCAGTACACCACGATCACGAGCCGGGCCGAGCGAGCCCGGGAGGCGACGATCGCGCAGGCGGAAGGCGAGGCGGAGCGGATCCGGGGCCGCGCCGAGGCCGACGCGACGCGGATCCTCAACGAGGCCCACGGGCGCGACCCGAAGTTCTACGAGCTGTTGCGCTCGCTGGAGTCGTACCGGGCTCTGCTGGACCCCAGGGCGACGGTCGTCCTCTCGGCGAACAGCCCGCTCGTCCGGCTGCTCGTTCAGGGCCCGGAGGAGGCGTCGGCGCCACCCGACCCCAGCCCGGACGGACGTCCGAGGAGGGCGACCCCTTGA
- a CDS encoding trypsin-like peptidase domain-containing protein, whose amino-acid sequence MTPLLALSCCWMLAAPAVADDPPRPAAAASDPVSALEDAVAAAIARAEPSVVAIHRDKAERPEEVVIRGRPRLPYERPGGVRFAMDPIQGDVISFDFGSGVVVGGAGQILTAYHVVKGAGRLVVRAAMRQQFEAEILAADPRSDLAVIAPIAIAGVPSPKLRPIPMGDASKLRKGSFLVALGNSFNAARKDGKPSASFGILSNVARRIDEEEDLSGVSARRSSFLNFPTLLQLDSKLNQGMSGGAVVNLKGELVGLTTMAASPAGFDNMAGYAMPMDRMGRRAVEILKQGKEIEYGLLGVRPPRDRSNRVDSVSPNSPAGQGDLQANDEILAVDDEPILDFDDLILSINARSPGDRVRLRIRRGNEELARSLVLAKFPVDPEAIATVRPAAWRGLRVDYQSTALVTTRLPFAEPSGPGVLVSEVEDGSPADKAGLKKLQVIRQVDGNPVTNPAEFAAAVAGTKGEVSLTTDSGPVTVPE is encoded by the coding sequence ATGACGCCGCTGCTCGCCCTGTCCTGCTGCTGGATGCTCGCCGCGCCTGCCGTCGCCGACGACCCGCCGCGGCCGGCGGCCGCGGCGTCGGACCCGGTCTCGGCGCTCGAGGACGCCGTCGCCGCCGCGATCGCCCGGGCCGAGCCCTCGGTCGTCGCCATCCACCGCGACAAGGCGGAGAGGCCGGAGGAGGTGGTCATCCGCGGCCGGCCCCGCCTGCCCTATGAACGGCCCGGCGGGGTCCGGTTCGCCATGGATCCGATCCAGGGCGACGTCATCTCCTTCGACTTCGGCTCCGGCGTCGTCGTCGGGGGCGCCGGTCAGATCCTCACCGCCTACCACGTGGTCAAGGGCGCGGGGCGGCTGGTCGTCCGGGCCGCGATGCGCCAGCAGTTCGAGGCCGAGATCCTCGCCGCCGACCCCCGCAGCGACCTGGCCGTCATCGCCCCCATCGCCATCGCCGGGGTGCCGTCGCCGAAGCTCAGGCCGATCCCGATGGGCGACGCCTCGAAGCTCCGCAAGGGCTCGTTCCTCGTGGCGCTGGGCAACTCGTTCAACGCCGCCCGCAAGGACGGCAAGCCGTCGGCGAGCTTCGGGATCCTGTCCAACGTCGCACGCCGGATCGACGAGGAAGAAGACCTCTCCGGCGTCTCGGCCCGCCGCTCGAGCTTCCTCAACTTCCCGACGCTCCTCCAGCTCGACAGCAAGCTCAATCAGGGCATGAGCGGCGGCGCGGTCGTCAACCTGAAGGGGGAGCTCGTGGGCCTGACCACCATGGCCGCCAGCCCCGCCGGGTTCGACAACATGGCCGGCTACGCGATGCCCATGGACCGCATGGGCCGCCGCGCGGTGGAGATCCTGAAGCAGGGCAAGGAGATCGAGTACGGCCTGCTCGGCGTCCGGCCGCCCCGCGACCGTTCCAACCGGGTGGACAGCGTCTCGCCCAACTCCCCGGCCGGGCAGGGCGACCTCCAGGCCAACGACGAGATCCTCGCCGTGGACGACGAGCCGATCCTCGACTTCGACGACCTGATCCTCTCCATCAACGCCCGCAGCCCCGGCGACCGGGTCCGCCTCCGGATCCGCCGGGGCAACGAGGAGCTGGCCCGGTCCCTGGTGCTCGCCAAGTTCCCGGTGGACCCGGAGGCCATCGCCACGGTCCGCCCCGCCGCCTGGCGGGGGCTCCGCGTCGACTATCAGAGCACCGCCCTCGTCACGACCCGGCTCCCCTTCGCCGAGCCCTCCGGCCCCGGCGTCCTCGTCAGCGAGGTCGAGGACGGCTCGCCCGCCGACAAGGCCGGCCTGAAGAAATTGCAGGTCATCCGCCAGGTGGACGGCAACCCGGTGACGAACCCCGCCGAGTTCGCCGCCGCCGTCGCCGGGACGAAGGGCGAGGTCTCGCTGACCACCGATTCGGGCCCGGTCACCGTCCCGGAATGA
- a CDS encoding MotA/TolQ/ExbB proton channel family protein encodes MRQTSDLRPAGAGDRAWFLFLTLACLCAWLAAGRSGLAAPQEPAKGEAPAAKADDAAKADGAAAKPAAPAAEGEASKPSAAPANLTDDGSRPPARENMLQWAIRASGPIGLFLLCLSIYFTALVIRLFMEYRVSEAVPAPLVERLEAAIRDKKFQEAYDVCKDNDSFLARLVRTGIANLPNGRQEAKDSMLAMSDEIVTTLEMKISYLATIGTLGPMIGLVGTVWGMIMSFQTIATAGGEQPRPEKVAEGISTALFITLEGISLSVPAIFFFAFFRNRVAQMAMEANRVADRTISSLVAAAKTTKPAA; translated from the coding sequence ATGCGGCAGACTTCGGACCTCCGCCCGGCCGGGGCGGGGGATCGGGCGTGGTTCCTGTTCCTGACGCTGGCCTGCCTGTGCGCCTGGCTGGCGGCCGGGCGATCCGGGCTCGCGGCCCCCCAGGAGCCCGCAAAGGGGGAGGCCCCTGCGGCCAAGGCCGACGACGCCGCCAAGGCGGACGGCGCCGCGGCGAAGCCGGCGGCGCCCGCTGCGGAGGGCGAGGCGTCGAAGCCCTCGGCGGCGCCGGCGAACCTGACGGATGACGGCTCCCGGCCGCCGGCCCGCGAGAACATGCTCCAGTGGGCCATCCGCGCGTCCGGCCCGATCGGCCTGTTCCTGCTCTGCCTCTCGATCTACTTCACGGCCCTGGTGATCCGGCTGTTCATGGAATACCGGGTCAGCGAGGCCGTCCCCGCGCCCCTGGTGGAGAGGCTCGAGGCCGCCATCCGCGACAAGAAGTTCCAGGAGGCGTACGACGTTTGCAAGGACAACGACTCGTTCCTGGCCCGGCTCGTCCGCACGGGGATCGCCAACCTCCCGAACGGCCGGCAGGAGGCCAAGGACTCGATGCTCGCCATGAGCGACGAGATCGTCACGACCCTGGAGATGAAGATCAGCTACCTGGCGACGATCGGCACGCTCGGCCCGATGATCGGGCTGGTCGGCACGGTCTGGGGCATGATCATGAGCTTCCAGACGATCGCCACGGCCGGCGGCGAGCAGCCGAGGCCGGAGAAGGTGGCCGAGGGCATCTCCACCGCGCTGTTCATCACCCTGGAGGGGATCTCGCTCTCGGTGCCGGCGATCTTCTTCTTCGCCTTCTTCCGCAACCGCGTCGCCCAGATGGCGATGGAGGCCAACCGCGTGGCCGACCGGACCATCAGCTCGCTCGTGGCGGCGGCCAAGACGACGAAGCCGGCCGCCTGA
- a CDS encoding Uma2 family endonuclease yields the protein MEATTIGQAAAPAPTRRGRITLADYESWIDAGDIEEGAPIELFEGRLVRKMTKGRRHSAASTKGRQAIERVLPGGWHVGAETPVRMPASEGMPEPDLSVVRGVADDYLERAPGPEDVALVVEIADSSLAEDRRRAAVYLAEGYPAYWIINVRDRRLEVFRRDAAPEVLAEGDEAELVLDGAVVARVAIADLLPRE from the coding sequence ATGGAGGCGACGACGATCGGGCAGGCGGCGGCCCCCGCGCCGACGAGGCGGGGTCGGATCACCCTGGCGGACTACGAGTCGTGGATCGACGCCGGCGACATCGAGGAGGGCGCGCCGATCGAGCTCTTCGAGGGGAGGCTCGTCCGCAAGATGACCAAGGGGCGGAGGCATTCTGCGGCGTCGACCAAGGGCCGGCAGGCGATCGAGCGTGTGCTGCCCGGGGGCTGGCACGTCGGGGCCGAGACGCCCGTGCGAATGCCGGCGAGCGAGGGCATGCCGGAGCCGGACCTGTCCGTGGTGAGGGGGGTGGCGGACGACTATCTGGAGCGTGCACCTGGGCCGGAGGACGTCGCCCTGGTCGTCGAAATCGCGGACAGCTCCCTGGCCGAGGACCGGAGGAGGGCGGCGGTCTACCTCGCCGAGGGCTACCCGGCCTACTGGATTATCAACGTCCGGGACCGCCGCCTGGAGGTCTTCCGCCGGGACGCGGCGCCCGAGGTCCTCGCCGAGGGGGACGAGGCCGAGCTCGTCCTGGACGGGGCGGTCGTCGCCCGGGTCGCCATCGCGGACCTGCTCCCGCGCGAATGA
- a CDS encoding ExbD/TolR family protein, with protein sequence MSGSVSSEVHAEPNLTPLLDVVFQLITFFMLVINFTSDNYDQRVHLPLAGSARPVEDTQRVSEDRVVLNIDREGHLLVGGEVQTINEAIATIKHQADLVRINLKAAGIKYDQGLPTTIVFRADKDATFSTVNGLLKACQNQGFRKFALKAMKG encoded by the coding sequence ATGTCCGGATCGGTCTCCAGCGAGGTCCACGCCGAGCCCAACCTGACCCCGCTGCTCGACGTCGTCTTCCAGCTGATCACGTTCTTCATGCTCGTGATCAACTTCACGTCGGACAATTACGACCAGCGCGTCCACCTGCCGCTCGCCGGTTCCGCCCGGCCGGTCGAGGACACGCAGCGGGTGTCCGAGGACCGCGTGGTGCTGAACATCGACCGGGAGGGACACCTGCTCGTCGGCGGCGAGGTCCAGACGATAAACGAGGCGATCGCCACGATCAAGCACCAGGCCGACCTCGTCCGCATCAACCTGAAGGCCGCCGGGATCAAGTACGACCAGGGGCTGCCGACGACGATCGTCTTCCGGGCCGACAAGGACGCCACCTTCTCGACGGTCAACGGCCTGCTCAAGGCCTGCCAGAACCAGGGATTCCGCAAGTTCGCCCTGAAGGCGATGAAGGGCTGA
- a CDS encoding alpha/beta hydrolase has protein sequence MLRPAGLALAFALLPLSLPASAQSPPTYPLWPDAKTGPSPEVGDANHAGDVPTLTAFLAPKEKATGAAMLICPGGGYGFLATDHEGKQVAEWLNSLGISAFMLKYRLAPKYHHPAPLDDARRAIRMIRFRAKEWEVDPGRVGVLGFSAGGHLASTLATHYRDAHEVPGDAINGFTERPDVAVLVYPVISLNTDFAHRGSAVNLLGKDAKPEDLAALSNETQVTDNTPPTFLVHTLADTGVPVENSLAFAAALRKHKVPFELHVFEKGKHGLGMGKGAPDLGVPGEPAFQAWPALCATWLKSRGFLDRK, from the coding sequence ATGCTTCGCCCCGCCGGACTCGCCCTCGCGTTCGCCCTCCTGCCGCTCTCGCTCCCGGCCTCCGCCCAGTCCCCCCCGACCTACCCCTTGTGGCCCGACGCGAAGACCGGCCCCTCGCCGGAGGTGGGGGACGCCAACCACGCCGGGGACGTCCCCACGCTCACGGCCTTCCTCGCCCCGAAGGAGAAGGCCACCGGCGCGGCGATGCTCATCTGCCCCGGCGGCGGCTACGGGTTCCTCGCGACCGACCACGAGGGCAAGCAGGTGGCCGAGTGGCTGAACTCACTGGGGATCTCCGCCTTCATGCTGAAGTACCGCCTGGCGCCCAAGTACCACCACCCCGCCCCGCTCGACGACGCCCGCCGGGCCATCCGGATGATCCGGTTCCGGGCGAAGGAATGGGAGGTTGATCCCGGCCGCGTCGGCGTCCTCGGCTTCTCGGCGGGCGGCCACCTCGCCTCCACGCTGGCCACCCACTACCGGGACGCCCACGAGGTCCCCGGCGACGCCATCAACGGCTTCACCGAGCGCCCCGACGTGGCGGTCCTCGTCTACCCGGTCATCAGCCTGAACACCGACTTCGCCCACCGCGGCTCGGCCGTCAACCTCCTGGGCAAGGACGCGAAGCCCGAGGACCTGGCCGCGCTCTCCAACGAAACCCAGGTCACCGACAACACCCCGCCCACGTTCCTGGTCCACACCCTGGCCGATACCGGCGTCCCCGTCGAGAACAGCCTGGCCTTCGCCGCCGCCCTGCGGAAGCACAAGGTGCCCTTCGAGCTCCACGTCTTCGAGAAGGGCAAGCACGGCCTTGGCATGGGCAAGGGCGCCCCGGATCTCGGCGTCCCCGGCGAGCCCGCCTTCCAGGCCTGGCCCGCCCTCTGCGCCACATGGCTGAAGTCTCGAGGGTTCCTCGACCGGAAGTGA
- a CDS encoding cation-translocating P-type ATPase family protein, which translates to MLDPREAGLYLQGRGRLSPAGSSAAEPRRPPMHREYQPDELSPLDADPFSAARRDREGGGDRGPYLFTAILGLLLGLDLGRDAIGLGPPPFLPAGLSLTHVAAVLGAVRIVYGALEALVHRRIGADFALAQACLAALVLGQPFVATEVVFIALVGEVLEAFTFSRTRKALGRLVGQAPRTARVVRDGREQEVPARDVAVGELAIIREGERIPVDGAIEEGRSTVDQSAINGESIPADKGPGDAVFAGTLNQYGVIRVRAERVGRESTFGQVVRLVSEARRRKAEVERLADRLARYFLPAVELAAILTLAAGYLRGWPDVWSRTVAVLVVACPCALVLATPAAMLASMAWLARRGVLIKGGYALERLAACDTFAFDKTGTLTEGRPRVASIVPLGGLDEAGLLGMAAAAEQGSRHPLALAVVAGARTRGIEPGPAGDVGVLPGAGVEATVPAGAGAGSGRILVGNRRLLAARGVALGEDVESNLRELDGRGETPLLVARDGAAVGLIGLRDAIRPEAHEAIHELKHLKVGEFAVLTGDRETVARGVARRLHIETVLAERMPADKAAWIRERQQAGRRVAMVGDGINDAPALAQADAGLAIGGMGADLAAEAGDFALMGDALRVLPELVELSRATVRVIRQNIVGFAFGLNGVAMLTASLGLLGPVAAAVLHQAGSLLVLLNAMRLLAFGGWGDLPPVRGLRALGQRIGRLDDRIDPEAARRWLIGRRRPILGAALGLAAMAYAAGGISRIGPGEVGLVSRFGGYRGALGPGFHWRWPPPIERVVAVEPEKVRGLEIGFRGASAGEDAEAFEESGGDGLLLTGDGQLLELSATVQYAIDARRADAARTFALGIDRPEAVIASIAEASVRKVVSRRRLLDLLTSGRLEAEKAAAAEMAPHAGRLGARIDAVLFRAIRPPAAVLDAYRDVSRAESDRRRRAIEAEARASERITLAGAAASTTVGAAEALREASLARAGGRADAFVYELEARRSAPGLSDFRRYWEAISEALADRPKLILAAPSPKPQRLFLTAPPPPPLAPSAATAGDDPSPPQPTASGGHR; encoded by the coding sequence GTGCTTGACCCGCGCGAGGCGGGCCTCTACCTTCAAGGTCGAGGGCGGCTGTCGCCCGCCGGCTCCTCCGCCGCCGAACCGAGGCGCCCGCCGATGCACCGCGAGTACCAACCCGACGAGCTGAGCCCGCTCGACGCGGATCCTTTCTCCGCCGCCCGGCGCGACCGCGAGGGCGGCGGGGATCGCGGGCCCTACCTCTTCACGGCGATCCTCGGCCTGCTGCTGGGCCTGGACCTGGGAAGGGACGCGATCGGCCTCGGGCCTCCGCCGTTCCTGCCCGCGGGGCTCTCGCTCACGCACGTCGCGGCGGTCCTCGGCGCCGTCCGCATCGTGTACGGGGCGCTGGAGGCGCTCGTCCATCGCCGGATCGGTGCCGACTTCGCCCTGGCGCAGGCGTGCCTCGCGGCACTGGTGCTCGGGCAGCCGTTCGTTGCGACGGAGGTCGTGTTCATCGCGCTCGTGGGCGAGGTCCTGGAGGCGTTCACGTTCTCCAGGACCCGGAAGGCCCTGGGCCGGCTCGTCGGGCAGGCGCCGCGGACGGCCCGCGTGGTCCGCGACGGCCGCGAGCAGGAGGTGCCGGCCCGCGACGTCGCCGTCGGCGAGCTCGCGATCATCCGCGAGGGCGAGAGGATCCCGGTGGACGGCGCGATCGAGGAGGGCCGTTCGACGGTCGACCAATCGGCCATCAACGGCGAGTCCATCCCGGCGGACAAGGGGCCGGGCGACGCGGTCTTCGCCGGCACGCTGAACCAGTACGGCGTGATCCGGGTTCGGGCGGAGAGGGTGGGCCGGGAGTCGACGTTCGGCCAGGTGGTGCGGCTCGTGTCGGAGGCGCGTCGCAGGAAGGCCGAGGTGGAACGCCTGGCCGACCGCCTGGCGAGGTACTTCCTGCCGGCCGTCGAGCTCGCGGCGATTTTGACCCTCGCGGCCGGCTACCTGCGGGGATGGCCTGACGTCTGGTCGCGGACCGTCGCCGTGCTCGTGGTCGCCTGCCCGTGCGCCCTCGTCCTGGCGACCCCCGCGGCGATGCTCGCGAGCATGGCCTGGCTGGCTCGCCGCGGCGTGCTCATCAAGGGGGGCTACGCCCTGGAGCGGCTGGCCGCCTGCGACACCTTCGCCTTCGACAAGACCGGCACGCTGACCGAGGGCAGGCCGCGGGTCGCGAGCATCGTGCCCCTCGGGGGGCTGGACGAGGCCGGGCTCCTCGGCATGGCCGCGGCGGCGGAGCAGGGGAGCCGGCACCCGCTGGCCCTCGCGGTCGTCGCCGGGGCGAGGACCCGGGGGATCGAGCCGGGCCCGGCCGGGGACGTCGGCGTGCTGCCCGGCGCGGGGGTCGAGGCGACCGTCCCCGCGGGGGCCGGGGCGGGATCGGGCCGGATCCTGGTCGGGAATCGCCGCCTGCTGGCCGCTCGCGGGGTCGCGCTCGGCGAGGACGTCGAGTCGAACCTCCGCGAATTGGACGGACGCGGCGAGACGCCCCTGCTCGTGGCCCGTGACGGAGCCGCGGTCGGCCTCATCGGGCTCCGGGATGCGATCCGGCCGGAGGCACACGAGGCGATCCACGAGCTGAAGCACCTGAAGGTCGGGGAGTTCGCCGTCCTCACCGGCGACCGCGAGACGGTCGCGCGCGGGGTGGCCCGGCGGCTCCACATCGAGACGGTCCTGGCGGAGCGGATGCCGGCCGACAAGGCAGCCTGGATCCGGGAGCGTCAGCAGGCGGGCCGCCGGGTTGCGATGGTCGGGGACGGCATCAACGACGCCCCGGCGCTCGCCCAGGCGGACGCCGGCCTGGCGATCGGCGGCATGGGCGCGGACCTCGCCGCCGAGGCCGGCGACTTCGCCCTCATGGGCGATGCGCTCCGCGTCCTGCCGGAGCTGGTGGAGCTGTCCCGGGCGACGGTCCGGGTCATCCGCCAGAACATCGTCGGGTTCGCGTTCGGGCTCAACGGCGTCGCCATGCTCACGGCCTCGCTCGGGCTCCTGGGGCCGGTGGCCGCGGCGGTACTCCACCAGGCGGGCTCGCTCCTCGTCCTGCTGAACGCGATGCGGCTCCTCGCCTTCGGCGGCTGGGGTGACCTTCCCCCTGTCCGCGGCCTCCGGGCGCTCGGACAGCGGATCGGACGCCTGGACGACCGGATCGACCCGGAGGCCGCCCGGCGATGGCTGATCGGCCGGCGACGACCGATCCTGGGCGCGGCACTCGGCCTGGCCGCTATGGCTTACGCCGCGGGCGGCATCTCGCGGATCGGCCCCGGCGAGGTCGGCCTGGTGAGCCGGTTCGGCGGGTACCGCGGGGCGCTCGGGCCCGGCTTCCACTGGCGATGGCCGCCGCCCATCGAGAGGGTCGTCGCCGTCGAGCCGGAGAAGGTCCGCGGGCTGGAGATCGGGTTCCGCGGGGCGTCGGCGGGCGAGGATGCGGAGGCATTCGAGGAGTCGGGGGGCGACGGCCTCCTGCTCACCGGCGATGGTCAGTTGCTCGAGCTCTCGGCGACGGTGCAGTACGCGATCGACGCCCGACGGGCAGACGCCGCGCGGACGTTCGCGCTGGGGATCGACCGGCCGGAGGCGGTGATCGCCTCGATCGCCGAGGCGAGCGTCCGCAAGGTCGTCTCCCGGCGCAGATTGCTCGACCTGCTGACGTCCGGCCGACTCGAGGCGGAGAAGGCCGCCGCCGCCGAGATGGCGCCGCACGCCGGGCGGCTCGGGGCTCGCATCGACGCCGTCCTCTTCCGCGCGATCCGGCCTCCGGCGGCGGTCCTGGACGCCTACCGCGACGTCTCGCGGGCCGAGAGCGACCGCCGCCGCCGGGCCATCGAGGCCGAGGCCCGGGCCTCCGAGAGGATCACCCTGGCCGGGGCCGCGGCGAGCACGACGGTCGGCGCCGCCGAGGCCCTCCGCGAGGCGTCGCTGGCCCGCGCCGGCGGGCGGGCCGACGCCTTCGTCTACGAGCTGGAGGCCCGCCGCTCGGCCCCCGGGCTGAGCGACTTCCGCCGCTACTGGGAGGCGATCTCGGAGGCCCTCGCGGACCGGCCCAAGCTGATCCTCGCCGCCCCGTCCCCGAAGCCCCAGCGTCTGTTCCTGACAGCACCCCCGCCGCCGCCGCTCGCCCCGTCGGCCGCGACGGCAGGCGACGATCCCAGCCCACCGCAACCGACCGCCTCGGGAGGCCACCGATGA